DNA from Balneolaceae bacterium:
CACCAGGCGCATGCTGATTTTAGCGCCTGCTTTGGAGGGGAGGACCGTCTTGGCTCCCTCGCCCTGGTAGCCGCTCCAGAGGCCGTTCACGTCGAGGGTGGGACGGGCGGAGGCCCGCTCGAGGGTGCTGTAGCCCTTCTCCCCGCGGAGCGCTTCCAGGCCCAGCTCCTCCTTGTACTGCTCCTCGTCGAAGGGCAGCTTGCGGTAGGCCTCGCGCTCCTCCTCGCTGAGCGGGCGGACCCTGTCGTAGAAGCCGGGAATCTGGATCACGCCGTCCTCGTCGGTCAGGGAGGCGATCATACTGGAGAGCACGATGGCGGGATTGTCCACCGCCCCGCCGTAGACCCCCGAATGGAGGTCGCGGTTGGGACCGGTGACGTCCACCTGCATGTAGGCCAGTCCCCGCAGTCCGTAGGTAATGGAAGGCACGTCTTTGGCGAACATGGCGGTGTCGGAGATGAGCACCATGTCGCAGGCCAGCAGCTCGCGGTGCTCCTTGAGAAAGGGCACTAGATGGGGAGAGCCGATCTCCTCCTCGCCCTCCAGCAGGAATTTGATGTTTACAGGAAATTCGGAGCCTGTCTTGCGGTAGGCCTCCAGGGCCTTGGCGTGGGTGAACGACTGCCCCTTGTCGTCGCTGGCCCCTCGTGCGTAGATGCGTCCGTCGCGCACGGTAGGTTCGAAAGGCGGGGTGTCCCAGAGCTCCAGCGGGTCGGGCGGCTGCACGTCGTAGTGCCCGTAAACCAGCACGGTGGGGCGGTCGCCATCGGCGGTCAGCTCCCCGTAAACGATGGGATTGCCCTCAGTTTCGAAAAGTTCCACCCGGTCCAGGTTCAGGTACTCCAGCTGTTTCTGCCAGAAGTTGGCGGCCTCCCGGATATCCTCCTTGTGGCGGGAGTCGGTGCTGACGCTGGGAATACGCAGCAGTTCAAAAAGTTCCTTTTTAAAGGTTTCCTCGTTCTTCTCGATGTAGGACAGGGGATCGGACATGGGCAATACGGGCTGTTTGCGGTGATTGGAAGCAGGGAAGTTAACAAAGCGGGGTTTGCATCACAACGGGCGCATGTCCGGGTTTTTAATCCAGTTCGCTGGAATAAAAAATTCCTTATTCTAATAAATCGGCTTATATTAGAATAAGAAAACTTATAGTCCAATAGACTGGAATATGGCATCCTACGATTTCCACCAACTGTCCTTTTTGCCACCGGAAGAGGAATTTACACCACCGCTGAACTACATCACGGATGCCTACCATGCGGTTGGAGAACTGAAAGGTAGAATGTTCAGGGATGTCATCAATCCTCATTTGATTGTGGCCCCTCTCTTGAACAAGGAAGCGGTTGTAAGTTCTAAAATCGAGGGAACTCAGACCACCGTGCGTGAAGTGCTAAAATACGAAGCGAGTAAACCCAAACAGGAGAATCCGGAAATCCTGGAAGTGCTGAATTATC
Protein-coding regions in this window:
- a CDS encoding dipeptidase, whose product is MSDPLSYIEKNEETFKKELFELLRIPSVSTDSRHKEDIREAANFWQKQLEYLNLDRVELFETEGNPIVYGELTADGDRPTVLVYGHYDVQPPDPLELWDTPPFEPTVRDGRIYARGASDDKGQSFTHAKALEAYRKTGSEFPVNIKFLLEGEEEIGSPHLVPFLKEHRELLACDMVLISDTAMFAKDVPSITYGLRGLAYMQVDVTGPNRDLHSGVYGGAVDNPAIVLSSMIASLTDEDGVIQIPGFYDRVRPLSEEEREAYRKLPFDEEQYKEELGLEALRGEKGYSTLERASARPTLDVNGLWSGYQGEGAKTVLPSKAGAKISMRLVPEQDPKEIARLFADHIRDLAPETVQVEVTEHHGGHPVLTDLDFYGMQAAAEAFEEMYGKEPLFAREGGSIPIVADFKKELGAPSILMGFGLTRDAIHSPNESFSLKDFKRGIRTSATFFARLKDHA